The nucleotide sequence GAGTTGTCGACCACGACCGCGCCGGACTTGACTGCGATCGGCGCGTACTTCCTGGAAATGCCGCCGCCGGCGGAGAATAGGGCGATGTCGACGCCGTCGAAGGACCGCTCAGTGAGCTCCTCGATGATGACATCCTTGCCGCGGAACGACACCGTCTTGCCGGCCGAGCGGGCGCTCGCCAGCGCCTTCAGCTTGCCGACGCGAAAGCCGCGCTTGTCCATGGTGGCGATGAATTCGGCGCCCACCGCACCGGTGACGCCGACAATCGCGACGACGGGATCGTTACTCACTTTCTCCTCCATTGAGCTGCAGACAACAAAAAAGCCCCGGACCATCGAGGGCGGGGCTTCGGTAGAGCTGATGCGTTCAGTCGACGACTACGCGCGCACGCCTCCCCGGGCCCCGAAGGCCGTGGTGGTTTTGGTCGTGCGTTTCGTGATCGTGAACATGGCGGCGACTTATGCGGGAGAGTTTTGCGCGCGTCAATGGCCTTTCGGGGGGATTGTGGCCGCGGGCGGGACCTGCCGCTATTTGGTCCGGGCACCCGGAGGCTCGAGGATGACCTCCTTGAGATCGTCGCCGCTGATGACGACGATCGCGAAATTCAGCCGGCCGCGCTCACGCACGAGCCCGCCGCTGATCGCCTTGCCGGACGCCGCGCGCTCGGCGACGCGCACGGCATCCGCGAGGCGGTGCCGGATCGCGCCAAGCGCTGCGAGGTTGTTGCGATCCTCCGCGTCGAGTTGGGTCAGGGGCAGGGCGGCTTCGCCGCCGATGACTTCGCCGGTCGCGGCATTGATGGTGTGCCGCCAGATGCGGTCGTTGTGCAGGGTCTTCACCCGGTAGACCGGCACGCCCGAGGCGCCGTCGAAGCTCACATCGGCCGTGGTCGCGCCGGCATGCCGTGCTTCGGCGATCGTCATGGCCTGACTCAGCGAGATCGTGGAGCTACGGAAGCGCTCGATCTCGCGGCTGACCTCTTGACGGTCGGCCTCGGCGTCACCGTCCGTTTCGTTGTGAAGGGCGGCGGGCGTGCCGCTGGTCGTGACGATCGCGCGCGCCGGCGCCGCAACGAGCAGCGCCGCCAGAGCGATCGCAAACAATTGCCACGAAGTTCGTCTGGCTGTCGTCATCCTCGAATCCTCGCCGCCGGGCGGGCCGCATCATACACCAAACAAGACGCGGCCGACCTTGGGCATCGGTCGGCCGCGGAGCGTCGCAACGGGCCGGAGCTCGTCGCGGCGATCGAAGTCTGAAAGGCGGTGCGGACCCTTTGGGGCTGGTGAAACGGGTCCGTACCTGCTTATAATGAAACCATACCGTATCGTTTTATTTTAGTCAACGACCGGAGCGTCGTGCCGTGTGGATAGATCGCGGAGCTCACGCAATTGTCAGCGGGACGGGCGCCGTCGTGCGTTGGCCTTGCCCGCGCCTTGAATGCGGTCCGCGGGCCCCAGCGCGCCGGTCAGGAACAGCCTGATCGCCGCCCGCATGCGCTTTTCGGCCGACTTGATCTCGAGCGGCATGCCAAATGTCGCCATGCGATGGGTGTGACCGACGACGACATCGAGAAACACCTCAGCCGCGATGGTGGTGTCCTCGACGTCGAGAGCGCCCTGCGTCACGAGGTGATCGAAGAAGCGCGCCGTCGTGGCGACGGCTTTCAGCCAGCCTTCCTCCTTGCCGAGCTTGGCAATGTCGGGGAAGTTGATGGCCTGTGACGTCATCATGCGGCTGAAGGCCATGGCGTCGGGGCCGCAGGTGAACGTCAGCATCTCCCGCCCGACCTCGACCAGCCGCTGCTCGACCGAGATGTCCGAGGAGCTGCCGAACTGGGTTTCGGCTGCCGCGGACAGCGGGGCAAGCCAGCGGTCGATTTCGCGCCTTAGCACGGCCGTGAACAGCCCGCGCTTGTCGCCGTAACGGGAATAGACGGTGGGCTTGCTGACGCGGGCCGCTTCCGCGACCGCATCGAGCGAGGTTGCGTCAAAGCCGCGGTCCAGGAACAGGCGGGTGGCGACCTCGATCAGGCGCTGATCGCGCTCGAGCGCGGCGCTCTTCGTCGGCCGGCCGCCGCGCGATTTCGGCACCTCGCGTCTTACGGAGCGCGTTGGCGTTCTTGTCTTGGTCGCAGTCAATCCCATGCCCAATGATTCCTGCGCGTTCCCAATGTCGTCATTCGCTCTATATCGCGCAGGGACGGGGGCGTCATCGCGAATCTGGCCGAATTGGCCGTATCGTCAACGGTTTCGAAAGGGCGCCGTTCCCCGGTGGTCACGGCAGCGTCGAGGTCCAGGCCTGACCGCTTGCTGCCTTCTCATATCCATACTGATACAGCGCGCGCATGTAGGCGGTATCGAACCCTTCCGAGGGCGGCGCTGGATAGTCGCGCTCGATATAGGACAGATGGAAGCCCAGCCGGTTGCGTTTGGCGAAGTCGTAGGTCGAGAAGATGATCGAACGGGTCTGCGACTGGGTGATCGACGACAGGCTGCGCGAGGCGACATCGATGGTGCTGTTCGACACGAGCTCGAAGTTTCGTTCGATCTTCTTGTTGACGAGGATGTAGATGTCCATCCTCGCGTTGCCGGGCAGGCGTCCCTGGAAGAGCAGGGCTTCCGGCAGCGTCAGCACCGGCGCTGTCACGCCGCCGTCGACATGCATCTCCTGAAACCGCCGGCCCCGGCCCTCGGCTTCGATCAGGATGGGCGGAAACACCAGGGGAATGCTGGCGGAGGCCGCCATCACGTCGCGAAACAGGTGCAGCGCTTCGGGCGTGCCGACCGCGGCGATCTTGCCCATGTCCCAGATGGCAGTCCGCTGGGTATCGAGATCGGTCGTCACGACCAGCAGTTTCCGGCCCTTGGCATTTTCGTGTGCGACCTGCATGAGGATCTCCGGCCCGACATAGCGGGCCACCAACTCGCGCAGCCGCTTATTGCCGAACAGGCCGGATCCGAACAGCACCCGGATGATGCTGGGATCATTCAAAAGGCTCTCCGCGATGCCGCTGGTGTAGACCTCCCGCAGCGTGTCGTCGTACTGGGGCCCGAGGAATGCAAACGGCGCGATCAGGCCGCCGGTGCTGACGCCGGAGACGACCGAGAAGGTGGGACGGGTGCCGGCCCTGCTCCAACCGTTCAGCACGCCAACGCCATAAGCGCCGTCGGCGCCGCCGCCGGAGAGCGCCAGATAGGTTCGGCTCGCGGCGTTATACTCTTTTTCGAAGCTGAATTTCGTGATGGGCTCGTCGGCGTAGCGCCGCAAGCCGTCGATGTCGAGGACGCGTGAGGTGCTGGCCTCGGCCGCGGTGTAGGGCGTCCGCGGCAGGGAGGTGCAGGCGGTCAGCGCGACGCTGCACGCCACCGCTGCCGACGCGAACAAGCGAGAGGCAGTCAGTTTGATCCAGTCACCGGAGGCGATGGGCACATCAGTCGAGTGTGAAGAGGAATGCATGGGTTGGCGGCGGGAGATCACGCAAATGCTGCCGCGGTCAGCGTCGCCGCGGTGTCTCGTCCAGCCCCCTTTTGATAAAACTATACTGTATCGTTTTATTTAACAAGCCGCCGTGTTCCCCAAGTCTGCGATAACAAGTCTGCGATAAATTGTGTCCCAGCTTGGGGCAGAGGCCGCTCCAACGGCGTCTCGGGCGGGTTGATTGGCTTCTCTCGACACGCAATAAGCACCGCCATGAGTCTCCCCAATCATTTCGAGTTGCTCGCCACCGATGGCGCCGCGCGTACCGGCCGCCTGACCACGCCGCACGGCGTGGTGCGGACGCCCACCTTCATGCCGGTCGGCACCGCCGGCGCGATGAAGGGCATGCACTGGCGCGAGGTGCGCGATGCCGGCGCCGACATCGTGCTCGGCAACACCTACCACCTGATGCTGCGTCCTGGCGCCGAGCGCATTGCGGCGCTCGGAGGCTTGCAGAGGTTTACCGGCTGGAACGGGCCGATGCTCACGGATTCCGGCGGCTTCCAGGTGATGTCGCTGTCCGACCTGCGCAGGGTCAGCGAGAAGGCCGTGACGTTCCGCTCGCATATCGACGGCGCCAAGGTGGAGCTGTCACCTGAACGCTCGATCGAGGTGCAGCGCTTCCTCGGCTCCGACATCGCCATGCAGATGGACGAATGCGTGCGGCTGCCGGCCGAGCGCGACGACATCGATCGCGCGATGCGATTGTCGCTGCGCTGGGCCGAACGCTCCAAGCGTGCCTTCGAGAGCGCACCCGACGGTTACATGCTGTTCGGCATCGTACAGGGCGGCGACATACCGCAACTCCGTCACGCCAGCACGCAGGGCCTCGTCGAAATCGGATTTCACGGCTATGCGATCGGCGGCCTTGCCGTCGGCGAACCGCAACAGGTGATGCTGGCGATGATCGATGAGACGGCACCGGCGCTGCCATCCGACCGGCCGCGCTACCTCATGGGCGTCGGCACGCCGGACGACATTCTCGAAGCGGTGAAGCGCGGCGTCGACATGTTCGATTGCGTGATGCCGACGCGCAATGGCCGGCATGGCGTCGCCTTCACGCGCTTCGGCCAGGTCAACCTGCGCAATGCGCGCCACGCCGACGATTCCCGTCCTCTGGATGAAGAGAGCTCATGGCCGGCGACGCGCAACTATGCGCGCGCCTATCTCCACCATCTCGTCAAGGCGGGCGAGACGCTGGGAGCGATGCTGCTGTCCGAGATCAATGTCGCTTACTACCAGTTCCTGATGCAGGGCATCAGGGACGCGATCTCACACGGAAAGTTCGAAGAATTCTATCAGCGTACGCGCGAGGACTGGGCGAGGGGCGACATCGCCCCGCGCTAGTTGCACGTAAACCGCGATTTGACGGCGTGCTTGGTCACGAAGCCATAGCCGCAGGTGTCGCAAGTCCAGAGATAGCTGATCACGTGGTCCGAGACATAGGCAGAAGCTTCGGCGGCGACCATCGAGTCGGCGCAGACGGGACAGGTGGGCAACTCGCTGCAACGCGGATAGCGGTTCAGCGCGACGGTCGACAACACTTCAGCAACTGCTGACATCGTGGTGACCTCCCTGCTTTAAGGCCTAAGTCTAACATAAGCAGAATCAGTTGACGAGGTCGCAACACAAATACGTTGGTTTTCTAATATCTGCAGCTCACGCGATTTTGCGATGCAGCGTATTTAACATGTGCCGCATTGCCGCTTGCGTGTCGCCATAAGCTGTCTGTAACTGCGCGAAAGCTGCGATCAGAGCGCGAATTGTTGTCACAGGGAGTTCATCATGGACGCACCGTCCACCACGGGTGCAGCGCACCAACCCGGCCGCGGCCGGGTCTACGATTCGATCGTCGAGGCCTTTGGCGATACGCCGATCGTGCGACTGCGCCGCCTGCCGGGCATGCACGGCGTGAACGCGACCATTTTGGCAAAACTTGAATATTTTAATCCGGCTGCGAGCGTGAAGGATCGCATCGGCGCGGCGATGATCATCGCGATGGAGAAGGCCGGTATCATCAAGCCGGACACCGTGCTGATCGAACCGACCTCGGGCAACACCGGCATCGCGCTCGCTTTCGTCGCCGCCTCGCGCGGCTATCGCCTCAAGCTGGTGATGCCGGAATCCATGTCGATCGAGCGACGCAAGATGCTGGCGTTCCTCGGTGCGGAGCTGGTGCTGACGCCGGCCGCTCAGGGCATGAACGGCGCGATCGCCGCCGCGGAAGAACTGCTTAAGACAACGCCGAACTCGGTGATGC is from Bradyrhizobium sp. ISRA430 and encodes:
- a CDS encoding PepSY domain-containing protein, producing MTTARRTSWQLFAIALAALLVAAPARAIVTTSGTPAALHNETDGDAEADRQEVSREIERFRSSTISLSQAMTIAEARHAGATTADVSFDGASGVPVYRVKTLHNDRIWRHTINAATGEVIGGEAALPLTQLDAEDRNNLAALGAIRHRLADAVRVAERAASGKAISGGLVRERGRLNFAIVVISGDDLKEVILEPPGARTK
- a CDS encoding TetR/AcrR family transcriptional regulator encodes the protein MGLTATKTRTPTRSVRREVPKSRGGRPTKSAALERDQRLIEVATRLFLDRGFDATSLDAVAEAARVSKPTVYSRYGDKRGLFTAVLRREIDRWLAPLSAAAETQFGSSSDISVEQRLVEVGREMLTFTCGPDAMAFSRMMTSQAINFPDIAKLGKEEGWLKAVATTARFFDHLVTQGALDVEDTTIAAEVFLDVVVGHTHRMATFGMPLEIKSAEKRMRAAIRLFLTGALGPADRIQGAGKANARRRPSR
- a CDS encoding patatin-like phospholipase family protein, encoding MSRRQPMHSSSHSTDVPIASGDWIKLTASRLFASAAVACSVALTACTSLPRTPYTAAEASTSRVLDIDGLRRYADEPITKFSFEKEYNAASRTYLALSGGGADGAYGVGVLNGWSRAGTRPTFSVVSGVSTGGLIAPFAFLGPQYDDTLREVYTSGIAESLLNDPSIIRVLFGSGLFGNKRLRELVARYVGPEILMQVAHENAKGRKLLVVTTDLDTQRTAIWDMGKIAAVGTPEALHLFRDVMAASASIPLVFPPILIEAEGRGRRFQEMHVDGGVTAPVLTLPEALLFQGRLPGNARMDIYILVNKKIERNFELVSNSTIDVASRSLSSITQSQTRSIIFSTYDFAKRNRLGFHLSYIERDYPAPPSEGFDTAYMRALYQYGYEKAASGQAWTSTLP
- the tgt gene encoding tRNA guanosine(34) transglycosylase Tgt, translated to MSLPNHFELLATDGAARTGRLTTPHGVVRTPTFMPVGTAGAMKGMHWREVRDAGADIVLGNTYHLMLRPGAERIAALGGLQRFTGWNGPMLTDSGGFQVMSLSDLRRVSEKAVTFRSHIDGAKVELSPERSIEVQRFLGSDIAMQMDECVRLPAERDDIDRAMRLSLRWAERSKRAFESAPDGYMLFGIVQGGDIPQLRHASTQGLVEIGFHGYAIGGLAVGEPQQVMLAMIDETAPALPSDRPRYLMGVGTPDDILEAVKRGVDMFDCVMPTRNGRHGVAFTRFGQVNLRNARHADDSRPLDEESSWPATRNYARAYLHHLVKAGETLGAMLLSEINVAYYQFLMQGIRDAISHGKFEEFYQRTREDWARGDIAPR